The DNA sequence GCGTTCCTTTCAACGCTTGTGCTGTTTGGCCCCCTGAACATAGCAATTAGCTCTAAACGATTTTTTTGTCTTCAAACACAACTTTTTTAATCGCAGCCAGGGCGTCTCCCACATTTGGAATCCCAGACAGCGACACGGCGTAGGCGATATAGGGAGCGGTCCCGCCGTTAGTGCAGTCGAGTCCTTTTTTGATGCAGTTGTGGTAAAATATGGACTGAAACGGCACTGGGCAATACTCGGCAAAGAGCTGCTTGTCGACATTGCGGAAGACAAGGGCATAAGGTATCAGCGCTTCAACCTGTTTCTTGAAGGCGTCCCAAACCTCCCCGAAAGACTTGAACTTGCGCGCATCGCCTGTTGGCGGCCCTACTTGCATGTCGTTGACCATTCTGGCGACGCCGTTGTTTAACGCCAAATCCAACATCAGGGGCAGATTGACCATCCCCCCGGGAACATCCAACGAATACCCCGGAACCGTCGGGGTGTTGCAGCCGGTAATTATGTACTGCCGCGCAAGCTCTGCCGGTTTGCCGTCATTCATCAGTCCCTTGATAACAGTCTCGTCGCTTAGGAACTTAACTTTCCCCTTTAACGCGTTCGCCAACTCGCATGCTTTTATCACAAACGCATCCGGGGTCTTCTTGCTGATTCTGACGATAATATCCTCACAGCTTAAGGCGATTTCTTTTTCCGCTTCAAGGAAAATATATGACAGTTCGTTTACCGCGTCTTTTCCATCCTTGGTCAAGCCGCCCAGGACAAAATTCACCGTCATCGAGAAACCCGCAAAAAAGTTTGCCGCTTCCGTAGAATAGGGAATGCACAACCCGTTGGCTTTTATCAAGAACAGTTCAATCAATTCCAAAGCAGCTTCAGGGGTAAGATTACCCTCTTCAATGTCTTTCTTATAGAATGGGTAGAGGTACTGGTCCACCCTCCCAAAACCGTTGCCGGGGCCAATTCCTTCAATCATGACAATCAGATAGCCAAACCATGTTGATTGCAGCGCTTCGTAAAAGTTGCGGGCCGGATTAAGCGGAACCCAGCTGCAGGTTTCCGCTATTTTTTTAAGCTCAAGCTTCCTTTGTTCATCGGTTTCTTTCGCGGCCAGACTTTCGGCCAGTTCAGCATAACGCTTCACAAACACCAGAGCGGCATCAAGCGTAATATTGACAGCCTTCAGAAAATAGTACTTTTTTAAGTCCTCCATTTTTACAAGGTTGACTTTGGCCAGTTCTTCTTCAACCTCTTGTTTAATGCCCTTGATTCCTTTTTTAATCAGGATCTCGTAGTCTGCGCTGGAATGGCCGAAGTATTGGTTGTTTCCGCAAAATGCGCCGCCGCACTGCACAATGTTGTTGAATTTCAATATTTCTTCAGGAACCCGTGCCTTCCACTTATCAAAAAGCGATCTCCCTTTCCAATATGCAGCGATCTCCTTGATTTTCGCTTTTTCTTCTTCGGTTAAAGGCTTGAATCGATCAACAGTTCTTGTCGACAGCAAGTCCCTTTCTTCCGCATACCAGGCTGCATTCAGTTCGGGCGTCAAGATGCCGGCTCTCAGTTTGCTGGAGCCGCGACCAACAATCAGCTCGCCGTCCTCAATACCGATGGTCATTTCCTTCAAGACCTTTTCCAGGGCCTTTGCTCTTCTGATTATTTCCGGTTGGCCTTCTGTTTCTTGATAGGATTGCGTCATGAGATAGCCTCTTTCGACGCAGATCTCCGGCCTGGTAACCATGCTCTTCCTCAGTTTTACCACCCTGTCGCTTGCTTTTGTTCCCATCTCTTTCGCCCTCCTCTCCAGACTATAATATTATACCAGCTGCCGCTTATTCTATTTGCCTACAAAATAAATAGTAGCAGCTGTGCTAAAAATGTATCGATTTATGAACATTACGCCAAAAATGCATGTAAAAACCATTCCGGCAAATTCAAATTTCTGTATTAATCGCCATCTTGCATTCTTATGGGTTCACATTCATTTTGCCGCCAAGATTGCTTTGGCTGCGTTTTCTGCGGCTATGCGGCCGGAAGAGATCGCGAAGCGCATGGAGTGGCTTGCGACCGCAGCCGCATATGTATCCGAATCGATGCCGCCAATATCTGCACCGGCTGCATAGAATCCCGGCAGAGGATTGTCATTTTTATCAAGCAGTTCCATTTTCGTATTGACCTTTAGAGGCCCACACGTTACCAGCATAGCCATCGCGCATTTGCTTGCATAAAAAGGCGGCTTAATTAGAGGAATTAAAGCCTTGGGGTTCTTGCAGAACCAATCATCATGCCCTTTTGCACAGAAAGAGTTGTATTCGGCGATTGTCTCGTTCAGAACGGCGGCATCTGCTCCTATCCACTCGGCTATTTCTTCCCATGTGCCGGCGATTTTCACGTATCCTGTTTCGACCAGTTGGGCTATTTCTTTTTCCAAATTCTTGTCTTTGTACGCGTGCCATCTAAATATGCTTGGCGTTTTATTGACTATGTGTTCCTTTATGTTTTCGGCAAAAAGAATATAGCAGGTCTTATTAGGCAGCCTGTACATGCTGTTGGTGGCATTGATCTTCGATTCGTCAGCAAAACGCACGCCTTTCGGGGTCACCCATACAAGCTCCGGATTCCTGGCATTGTTCAGAAAGTCTTTGTAAGGCGAAGGCGACATCCCCAGGCATGGAATTCTGTTTAAACTCCATTCGAAAGCAACTGTGCCGTCCGGCGCCGCACCCGCTTCAAAGGCCATTTTTATTCCGTCTCCTGAACGGCGGAAGCCCAGAATGACCAGATCGTTCAAGGTGTTTTCATCGTAGTTGGGAAAGTACCTGGACATGAGTTCCTTATCGCCCATAAACCCGCCGGTGGAGATGATTACCCTTGTTGAACGAACAATCAGCTTCCCTCCATCTTTTGTTTCGGCGAGTACTCCCGCTGCGGCCCCCGTTTCGTCCTTTAGCAGCTTTTGGGCCGGTGTATTGCATAATATCCGTATGCCTTGCTTTTTGCATTCCCTGAGGAGAATTTTCACCAGCCTCCCTTGCATGTTCCCGCGCATGGCTTCCGGGTTTTCGATGTAATCCTCCGGTTCCATTTTTGATTTCAGCCAATCCGACAGCTCTTCGCTTTTATTGATCAGCGTTCTGATCAGGCGTGCATCACCGCGCCAGTGGTTCCATTCCATGGCAGCCTTGAAGTTGGCGTCTGTCCGAATGGTGTAATCGGGGTCAATGCGCGGATCACCGTCGACAATCCTGTTGTCATCCATGCAGGGCAGCTTCGGAGGACGCCCGTCCCAAGATATCATCAGGTCTGGAAATATCGCGTTCCCGCCGGGCGCATTCATTTTCTCCAAAACAACCACATTTTTTACACCCTTGTCTCTTGCCTCGATAGCAGCGCTCAATCCTCCTGCTCCGCCGCCGATTATCGCCAGGTCGGCCTGTATTTCTTCAATTTTTGAACCGGTCACGCCCATACCTGTATCCACCTCTTTCCTCATTGATTGTTCTGATCTGTCCATCCCGGCACACCAAGCATGAGAGACGTTCAGACTTCCTCGAACTCTGTCCGGTTGATAATGTCGTTTTGCAACTCCGGACTCAATTCAACAAAGTAGGCGCTGTATGTGGCCACCCTTACCAGCAGGTCTTTGTATTTTTCCGGATTCTTTTGGGCGTCTTTCAACATTTGAGTGTCAACAAAATTAAATTGAATCAGGTTCCCCCCAATTTCACAGAAGGTCCTGAGGAGAGAAACAAATTTTCTCATTTTCGGCTCATCTTTTACTGCATCCGGGTTGAACCTCATATTCAAGATGGAACCCCTCAGTTTGATCTGATCCAGCTTCGCCACTGATTTCATGGTGGGTGTGGGTCCGGAAACATTCCTGCCCTGGTAAGGTGATATACCGCCTTCGGACAGCGGTTCGCCGGCTTTTCTCCCATCCGGCAGGGCTCCCACTACCCAGCCCAGGGGAATATTGGCGGTCATCGCGACAGTCGAGGCAACACTCTGCCGCCCGGCAAAGCTTTTATGCTTTCTGATTGTATCGCAGGCGTGAATAAGTACATCTTTCAGGATCAGGTCCACATAGTCGTCATCGTTGCCAAATTTTGGGGCCTGCTGCAACAGGTGGCGAATCCTCTCTTCGCCTTCAAAGTTCTTTTCCAGGGCGCTGACCAATTGCCGCATGGTGATCTGCCGGTCATCAAACACCACTTTTTTGACGGCCGCCAGCGAATCGCCGACGTTGGCTGCCCCGGCAATCGCCGTTATGTGCGTATGGTATGGATGCGTTCCTCCCTGGTAGATGTCCAGACCCTTTTCAAGGCAGTGATGGAAAAGGGCAGATTGAAACACGACCGGGACCTCCGCAAAGAGTTTCATGTCTGCGTTCTTGTAGAGAAAAACGACCGAAAGCATGTGTTCGACCTGTTTTTTATAGGCCTCCATGACCTCTTCAAATGTTCTGAACATTGCGGGGTCGCCTGTTTTAGGCCCGATCTGCTTGCCTGTTTGCCGGGAAAAACCATTGTTTAACGCCAAATCAACCGCCAGCGGGAGATTGAATATTACTCCCCCCAAATCATGAGAAAAGGCTGGTATGGTGGGATTATGACAACCAGTAGAGATATAGTCGCGGGCATATTCCAGGGGTATCCCGCAATTCATCATTTGCGGGATGGAAGTTTCGTCGCTGACAAACTTGATCTTGCCTCTCAAAGACACTGCCGTTTCAGCCGCTTTCATCACAAAAGACTCCGGGTTGATTTTATTAATCCTCACCATAATCTCTTCGGCGCTTAATCCCACAACTCTGTCCGCTTCCAGAAAGAGATAAGATAGCTCGTTTACTGCATCCCGGCCGTCCCTGGTCACGCCGCCCAATGTCAAGCCCTGCATGATAGGATAGCCACCAAGGACTTTTGAAACGTTCTTATCCGCCAGGGCCACGACGCCGTTCATTTTGATGAGGAGCAATGAAAGCAGTTCATGCGCTTCTGCATCGGTGATGACCCCTGCCTCAACATCTTTCTTATAGAACGGGTACAGGTACTGGTCGACTCTCCCCAGGCTCATCCCGGCGCCCCATCCTTCTATCATCAGGATGATATAAACAAACCAGATTGATTGGATTGCTTCATAAAAGTTGCGGGCCGGGTTAGCCGGGACCCAGTTGCAGGTTTCGGCTATTCTTTCCAATTCGGATTTTCTTTGCGGGTTGCTCTCCTGTTTGGCCAAACCGGCGGCCAGCTGCGCGTATCTTTTGGCAAAGTTCTCTGCAGCTTCCAAAACAATCTTGACGGCACTGTAAAAATGGTATTTGTCAAGATTCTCCATCACGCTAAGGTCCAGTTTCCCCAATGCTTCCTCGACTTGTCTCTTTATATCGTTTAACCCCTTGGTAATAACCCGCTCGTAGTCAACAGCGACATGGGCCATATGGTGGCTGTTTTCACTGAAACCAGCCGTCCCCTGAATGATATGGTTTAATTCTTTTGCCTGCTCCGGTACCAAAGCCTGCCACTTGTCGTACAGGGCTTCCCCTTTCCAATAAGCAACGACTTCTTTCAATTTCGCCTTTTCTTCTTCTGTCAAAGGGACATACTTATCCCACTCTCTTGTCGCTACGGTATCCAATTCGTCCAGGATCCACTCGGATGAAATTTCCGGAAGAACTGCGCCAGCGCGTACTTTGCCCGTAGCCCAACCGGCAATCAGTTCTCCGTCTTCGATCCGAATGGTCATTTCTTTCAAGATCTTTTCCAGGGCTTTTGCCCTTCTGATTGCCTCAGGCTGACCCTCGGTCTCTTGATAGGACTTGGTCATGAGATACCCGCGTTCAACACAAATTGCAGGTGTCGTGAGCATGCGCGACCGTAATTCTTTTACCCTTGCGGTGGCTTCAAATGCCATTTCTGTTCACTCCCAGCATGCAAAAATTTGCGATTATCAGGGCCAAATATCCAAATCAACTAACCCCCTATCTGGGTGTTCAAACCATAGTGTTCAAAAAGGGCTTTGATTTCTTCCTGGCGTTCAGGGGGAACCGGTCTGACCTTCAATTTGTATTCTTTGCCAAGCTGCTCATATTTTACCTTCCCGAATTCATGCACCGGCATAAGATCCACCCGCTCCACCGATTTCAGCCCAGCCAGGAATTCAGCCGTAGCTTTCAGATTTTCTTCCGAATCATTGTATCCCGGAACCACGGGAACCCTGATAATGATTGGTTTTCCCGCATCATTAAACCGTTTCAGGTTTTTTATAATCGGTTCGTTGGAGACGCCCGTGTTTTTCAGATGTCTCTCCGGATTCATGTCTTTGATATCAAACAGCAGCAGGTCTGCCTCTTCCAGGCATTTTATGCCTTCCGGCGAGGTGGTGTATCCGCAGGTGTCAATTGCCGTATGGATGTAGTTCTCCTGGCACTTTTTGATTAGTTCCAGGGTAAACGCCGGTTGCCAGGTCGCTTCGCCACCCCCTATTGTCACTCCTCCTCCAGACGAATTGTAGAACTGTTGATCCTTTTTTACGTTCTCCAGGATTTCTTCAACGGTATAGTATTTTCCGAAACATTCCAAAGCGCCTGTATAGCATACTTCAATGCATTTTCCGCAATTTGTGCACAACGTTCTGTCAACATAAAGCTTTGCCTTATCCTGTTCTTCAGCAAGCCGGATTGCGCCAACCGGGCAGACAGGAACACATCTGCCGCATCCGTCGCACTTTGCAGCAGTCACCTTCAACTCGGGATGGAATGCCTGCCCCTCCGGGTTACAGCACCAGGCGCATTTGAGTGGGCATCCTTTTAGGAATACCGTAGTCCTTATACCGTAACCATCGACAAAAGAACCGTGAATGATATGAAAGATAAGCCCTGTTGTTTGTTCCATATAATATTTCCCTTCTTCGTTAGTAGCGCTCCCGCAGATTTACCCTTCAACTGATCCCCACACACTTCAGGGGATAAAGAGGATAGATGATCTGTCGGGGTGATACATGTACTGCGTTAAGGTCGGCAAGGCGCCGTTATCCGATGGCGGTAAGGCCGCCGTCAACATATATGATTTGGCCGGTAACGAAATCCGAAGCCTCGGAAGCCAAAAACACCGCCGCGCCGACAACGTCCCTGGTCTCTCCCAGCCTCCCCAGCGGAATATTCTTAAGATAGTTTTGAGTCCTCCCCGGTTCCTTCATCTGTTTTTCCGTCAGCTTGGTGGCAATCAAGGCGGGCCCGATGGCGTTGACCTTGACATTGTAAGGGGCCCATTCGGCCGCCAGCGTCCTGGTAATCATATCCACCGCGCCCTTGCTGGCGCAGTAGGCGCTGTTCCCGCCGGCGTTCGCCCGGATGCCCCGCACCGAGGACACGTTGATGATTTTCCCGCTTTTCTTTTCCACCATGACCCGGCCAAACTCTTGGCAGCAGATCATAAAGCCTTTCACATTGACCTTGAACAATTTGTCCCATTCGTCCATGGGAAATTCAAGGGCCGGGCTTTTCAGGTTGTAACCCTGGGAATTAACCAGGATATCAATTGTGCCAAACTCGTCAAGCGCTGCTTTGACCAGCGCCTTTACGCTCGCCTCGTCTGCCGAATCGACCTGGAATATTTTGATGTCTTTGCCGGTTTCCGCTTTTATTTCGGCGGCGGCCTCTTCCAGGTTGGCTAGGTTGCGGCTGGCGATGCCGACTTCGGCTCCGTGCCCCGCCAACCCGGCGGCGATGGCCCGGCCGATGCCTCCGCCGCCGCCGATGACCACCGCCTTCTTCCCGCTCAGATCGAACAGGTTCATCGCTTATCCCTCCATTTACAGGACTTTTTTTACCCCCAGGATCTTCCTGGCTTCGCCCGGCGTCACCGGCTCCAAATTCAGTTCCCTGGCTATGCGGACTGTGCGGGCGACCAGCTGGGCATTGCTCTTGGCCAGTTCGCCCCGGGCATAGAATATGTTGTCTTCCAGCCCGACCCTGGCGCATCCCCCGATGATCATGGCCATGGTGGTGATGGGCAGCTGGGCCGAACCTACGGCGCAAACATTGAAGTAGCTGCCCTCAGGCAGAAACTGTTTCATGGACATCAGGTACTCCGGGGTGGCGTCCACCGCTCCCTGGTATTTCATGCCCAGCACGAAGTTGCAGTAGTACGGCTTCTCCACCAGGCCTTTTTGAATCAGGTTTTCCACATCCCTGAACATGGAATGGGAATAGCATTCCATTTCCGGCTTGATGCCAAGTTCTTTCATTCTGGCAGCCCATATTTCAATGTCCTTGGTCAGGTTGGAAAAGGGGGTTCCGGCAAACGCCCCGGCCTGGCGCATGAGGGTGCCCATGTTCAACGAGGCCATTTCCGGCATGGCTTCGAGGCATTTAACCCTTTCTTCGATGGTCAGGTTTGCTCCCCCGCCCGTGGAGTCCTGCAGGATTATATCGCACTTTTGGCGTATTTTTTCGTGGATCTCGGCGAACACTTCTTTGGCGCCGGTCGGTTTGCCGTCTTTGTCCCGGGCATGGATATGGACGATGGCCGCTCCTTCGTTGTAACAGTCGTACGCTTCTCTGGCGATTTCATCAGGCTGTTCCGGCACGTTGGGGTTCATGTCCTTGGTGACAAACGCCCCGTTGACGGCAGCAGTGATGATGATTTTTCCTTTCGGCAGCTCCATTCTTTCACCCGCTTGTTCTTTTTTTATTCAACTTCGGTGATGGCCACCAGGCGAACTATGGACGCGTCCCCGTTTTCCCACCGGATGGGGAAGCCGGCCAGCAGCACGCGCTTGCCGGTAACCTGGTCCATTTCCCCGCCGCAGTTCTCATAGCCGGCAATACCGTTGCCGAGAAGTATTTTGTGGCAAGGTTCGTACTCGGGGTAATCCTCGATGGGGTCTCTGCCCGTTTCTTTTTTGTATTCCCTGTACAGCCAGGGCATGGTCTCCTCCAGCGGCGGATGGGCCAACGGGTGGTCCAGGGCGCCCTGGTCCACAGCCACGGCCTTGACGCCTTTTTCCACGAACCATTCGGCCGCTTCGCGGTACAGGCCGCCATAATAGTTCATATATTCGTAGTTCTTCACCCGGTATAGTTTGTGCCAGCCGGTGTTCAGGACGACAAAGTCGCCTTTTTGGATTTTGGGGGTAACGTTTTCCAACATTTGGGGAGTGATTTTTTCCCACTTCTTGGTCGGCAGGTAGACAACCACGCCTTCGCCGTAAAAGGTCTCCAGGGGCATTTTCTCAATGGTTATCCCGTCCTCCAGCACATGGAACGGGGCGTCGGCATGGGTAGAAGAGTGCATTTTCAAGGTGAGCACGGCGGTGGATTTCCTCTGCCGTTCGTGGTAGGCCACTCTTTCCACCCGGATGTCCTGCATGAAACCAGGCCACGGCCACAAAGGGACGTTTTGCCCCAGCGGTTGAGACAGGTCGTAGATTTTGTACTTTTTGCTCATGATATTTTCCTCCTTGATGTTTATATGTGTTTATATATTAAATCTTTGGTCAGCTTAAACACGTCCAATAGGGCGTTGTCTCTTTCCCTTAAAATGTCTTCCAGTTTCCGGCCACGGTAATCATAGAAGCCTTTGCCCGACTTGACGCCAAGTTCTCCTCTCTCCACTCTCTCGAACAGGCTCTTGGGCCTGTTATCTACAGGCGCTTCAAGAAAATCCTGGTTTTGAAGGTTGCGCGCGCTCAGGTCCAGGCCGGTAAAGTCATACCTTTGCACAAAGCCCAAAACCATCGCCCGCGGGATGATGCTGGCCTTGACCGCCATGTCCAGTTCCTCCGGCGTGATATAGCCGTTGTCCAGCAGGAAAAACACTTCCCGGCCGATTATGCGCAGCAGCCGGTTGATCACAAATCCGGGAACAAATCTTTGCAAGACCACCGGCACCTTATCCAGCCTTTTTAAAAACTCCACCAAAAATTTCACTGTTTCGTCGGAGGTTTCCGGACCCCTGACCACTTCCACCAGGGGAACGACATGCGGCGGGGCAAACCAGTGAGCGATGGCGGAATTCTTTTGCCTTTTGGCGGGAAGAACTTGAAAAACATTCAGGTAAGATGTGTTGCTGGTAAATATCGTCCTGGCAGGGCAAATTTCGTCCAGCTTGGCGTACAGTTCTTTTTTGGCCGCAAGGTCCTCCACGATCGTTTCCACGACCAGGCCGGCGTTTGAGGCCGCTTCTTCCAGCTCCCGGGTGGGTTTTATCCTGGACATGATGTCCTTGATGCTGCCTGGTTCCAGCAGACCCCGCCGGGCAAAGGTGTTCAGGTTTGTTTCGATAACGGGCAGCGCCCTTTCCAGCGTTTCTTTCTTGCGCGTATAGAGCCCTGTTTCCAGTCCCCCGGCGGCAAAAACCTGAGCCAAGCCCGGCCCCATTGTCCCTGCGCCAAATATGCCCACCTTTTTTACTCCTTCGATTTCCATGTCAATTACCTCTTTTGTTTTATGCATTGGCCACGATCACCAGGACTCTGGCGGCCACCGGACCGTTGACGCTGATGGACCGTTTTTCTCCCGGCGCGATATAGACCATGTCGTTTTCTTGCAAAACGTGCTCCTCTTTTTCGCCTTTGACGGTGATCGACCCCCGCAGGACGCAGTAGATCCTTTCTTTGTCCGAGGAGGTCATGGCCGCGCCGCCGTCAGGCAGGAACTCGGAAATGGACACGTTGAGGTTCACCGCCCCTTCCGGCGGCCCAAATTTCCTTATCCCCCACATGTTGAAATGGTTCTTGGCCTCGTAGACTGTGCCTTCGTTGGCCTTAATCAAAATCACTTTTATCCACCTTCTTCCCCACGGGTTATTTGTTGTCGCCGGAGAATGCCCTGCTTAATGTCCAGGCGAAAATCCAGTATTGGCGCATCAATAATTGCCCTGCCCACATCGACGATGTCTGCGCCGGCTTCTATCAAAGCTGCCAGTTTTTCTGCAGTTACATCGCCTGCAAAGCCGATTTTCACCCGCTTGCGCCAGTTGCCGTCAGTGCCTGCCTTGACCACGGCCTGCAAATCTGCAATTCTTCCTGTGTCTACCATCAAAATGCCTGCCCCTGCCTCAACGGCTTCATTGGCTTCGTCGGCAATCGGGCCAAACTCACCCCTCAGCTGAATCACTACCGTTCTCCCAGGCAGGGTTACCGCTCTTTTGACGGCCCTGCCAATCCCGCCAAGCATCCGCGCGTAGTTCTTATCTAAATACACGAATGGTTCTTCCGCCATCCGGATTCCTGCGCCGCCTATGGCGATGGCTTGTCTAAGTTCCTCTTTGGTTTCCGGAAAAACTTTTTTCCAGGCACCGCATACAACCTTGATTCGCCCTCCTGCCGCTTCCACCATCTTCCGGGCCGAGGTCGCCACGCCCGATGGCTTTCCGATGAGTCCCAGCAGCTTTTCTTCGGCCAGAGTTACTTGGAGCGGATCTCCACTCGCTTTGAAGACCGTGGTTTTTTCGCTGAGCAGCATCCCGTCGGCTGCAGCCCAGAGATTTTTAAGTTTTATTTCTTCAGCTGTTTTTAACAACTTTTCCGAGCCAGCAAAGACGCCCTTCTGGTTTGAAGTAATTGCAAACCTAAATTCCTGGTCAATTCCCTGGAAAACATGCGCCCTGACATCTATCACCGTTCCACCTCTTTTGCTGCTTAGCTCACATTTTGATGCCGCGTTGTTTCAACCATTTAGGCATCAGGGCCTTTACCTCTTCGCTTACATCGGCCGAATTCTCAAGCATAAATTGACGCAAGCTCTCGCTGACATTAACACCGCCCTGCGCGCCATCAAAAACCAACACATGCTCGGTTTTGGTCACTTTCTTGGCGTACCTCATCGCATGGTCCAAATCCCACGCGATTACCGCATTCTTCATATACTGATTGCTGCTCTCGCAATGCTCGAATAATTTGGCTAAAGCTTTGCCTACCACGATTGTCGGTATTTGTTCAGAATAGAAATTGGATGGAAATCCTTTATATGAATAATTGTTGATCATTATCTTGAGCGCCGGATTGATCGTTGGAATCCAAGCAACCGTCTGCCTGCCGTGCTCGTCATACGTCTGTTCCGAGACGGGGCCATAAGGCGTAACCGGCTGTGACAAATCAAAAATATCCACGTTGGCCTGCATGAAATTGGCAAAAATCAATCCCGCGCCAAAGGTGTAGGGAATGGGGCATGGGCAATCAATAACCACAATACACTCATCAATTCTATTTAAGCAACGAAGCCATTTACCAAATAACTCCAATATTTCTGCCGTGATCCTATCACTTTGCTTTATCAAATCGATGTCTGAATCAAAGCCAATAATTCCAGTCGGGCACACCTTCATAATAACCGAACCGGCGAATTTCTCCTGTACAAAGGGCGACTCATAAATAGCCCGTGCTATAAAGTTTGCCGCACGCGATCCCATATTCGAGTGGTAGGTCGATCTGGTCTCTATCCTGGCGTACGACATGCCAAAGGGTTTTAGAATACGGTCGATCATACGATGTAAATGCACTTCCCGCACATCGTCGTTATGAGCGTGAATAATCCATTTGGCATCATACGCCTTTGCCAGCCCATACAAAGGACCCATTATTGTTTCAATCTTTATCGGCCGATCTATTGGAGCAATGCACTCCGCCTTGCCGTTGAAGTACTTATCCAATTCAAAATGCTTAATATACTCTTCGCTTTCGCGAAAACGAACGCCCACCCCTGCTCTAAGCCTGATATCGGTTGCCCCGGTCCTGGCCTCCACTTCATCTTTGATCGTTTTGATCATTTCGGCAAACGGCCGGCCACCCGCTATGGTAAACCCATGGTGCGACGTCAATATGTTCACGCTGTCTCCGGGTTTGATTCTGGAGAAATCTATGTTTTGGAGAGACTTCTTGACTTCTTCCCGAATCACCTCAAGTTCAGTTCCCGTATAGATGGGATCAGGAATCTCCGGGAATAATTCCTTAACAAGAATGGACGTCATCCCAGGCAATTCACAAGCCCTCTTTTTCAGTTCATGCGGCGCAATGCCATATTGTGACACCCTCGGTTCTAAGGGTTTAAGCGTTGGTCTAAGCATTTTTATTCCTCTCTTTCAACTTAGCCTCAAGAATATCATCCAGGAATTTTCTGTCTTCTTCGAAGAAATATCTGCTCCCATATTTTTCAATCACTTCAGGGTTGAGGTTCCATAAGGTTGCTGTAGGCCCGCGCCATTGGTAGCCATCGGCAGGGTCGGGCGGTTCTATGCCAGCGGCTTGCAGCAATCGATAGATCGGTCGGGGGCAAGCTATCTTGCAACCGATCCCTGCACCTGTTTTTAGCGTTACTTCCGCCGGCGTCCTTGCTCCATCCAGAATAGCAGCCGCCACTTCGCCAGCCCGTGTATTGCTGCAAATGCACACAATCATATCCGGACTGTATTTCGCCTTGATGCAAATATCCCATATTTTATCTTGATCAAATCGATTAACATCCATCCCCACCTCTATGGGTTCCTCAAGTGGTTCCATGGTGACGGCGTATTGCGGGCATCTTTGGTGGCAATTGGTGCAACCGTAACATTTTGCATAGTCAATCACAGGCTTTTTGTTTTCCATGCTAATCGCAAATGTAGGACAAACACGATAGCACGTCCTGCAGCCGTTGCACTTATCCAAATCGATTACGGCTTTTTTAGTTATACTAAGCATTTTCGGCCTCCTATCCTCCAAGTTTTTATTTTTTAATCATGATAATTCCATTTTTTAGCCAACCTCATCATTAATTATGATGATGAGCAGGCGCACTGCCGGCTTTAAGTTTCTCGCGCAAAGCTTCGGCAATTTTTTCCGCAAGCGCATATTTGCC is a window from the Peptococcaceae bacterium genome containing:
- a CDS encoding cyclase family protein — translated: MSKKYKIYDLSQPLGQNVPLWPWPGFMQDIRVERVAYHERQRKSTAVLTLKMHSSTHADAPFHVLEDGITIEKMPLETFYGEGVVVYLPTKKWEKITPQMLENVTPKIQKGDFVVLNTGWHKLYRVKNYEYMNYYGGLYREAAEWFVEKGVKAVAVDQGALDHPLAHPPLEETMPWLYREYKKETGRDPIEDYPEYEPCHKILLGNGIAGYENCGGEMDQVTGKRVLLAGFPIRWENGDASIVRLVAITEVE
- a CDS encoding nicotinate-nucleotide pyrophosphorylase, with translation MIDVRAHVFQGIDQEFRFAITSNQKGVFAGSEKLLKTAEEIKLKNLWAAADGMLLSEKTTVFKASGDPLQVTLAEEKLLGLIGKPSGVATSARKMVEAAGGRIKVVCGAWKKVFPETKEELRQAIAIGGAGIRMAEEPFVYLDKNYARMLGGIGRAVKRAVTLPGRTVVIQLRGEFGPIADEANEAVEAGAGILMVDTGRIADLQAVVKAGTDGNWRKRVKIGFAGDVTAEKLAALIEAGADIVDVGRAIIDAPILDFRLDIKQGILRRQQITRGEEGG
- a CDS encoding 3-hydroxyacyl-CoA dehydrogenase family protein translates to MHKTKEVIDMEIEGVKKVGIFGAGTMGPGLAQVFAAGGLETGLYTRKKETLERALPVIETNLNTFARRGLLEPGSIKDIMSRIKPTRELEEAASNAGLVVETIVEDLAAKKELYAKLDEICPARTIFTSNTSYLNVFQVLPAKRQKNSAIAHWFAPPHVVPLVEVVRGPETSDETVKFLVEFLKRLDKVPVVLQRFVPGFVINRLLRIIGREVFFLLDNGYITPEELDMAVKASIIPRAMVLGFVQRYDFTGLDLSARNLQNQDFLEAPVDNRPKSLFERVERGELGVKSGKGFYDYRGRKLEDILRERDNALLDVFKLTKDLIYKHI
- a CDS encoding glucose 1-dehydrogenase, with the translated sequence MNLFDLSGKKAVVIGGGGGIGRAIAAGLAGHGAEVGIASRNLANLEEAAAEIKAETGKDIKIFQVDSADEASVKALVKAALDEFGTIDILVNSQGYNLKSPALEFPMDEWDKLFKVNVKGFMICCQEFGRVMVEKKSGKIINVSSVRGIRANAGGNSAYCASKGAVDMITRTLAAEWAPYNVKVNAIGPALIATKLTEKQMKEPGRTQNYLKNIPLGRLGETRDVVGAAVFLASEASDFVTGQIIYVDGGLTAIG
- a CDS encoding glycyl-radical enzyme activating protein: MEQTTGLIFHIIHGSFVDGYGIRTTVFLKGCPLKCAWCCNPEGQAFHPELKVTAAKCDGCGRCVPVCPVGAIRLAEEQDKAKLYVDRTLCTNCGKCIEVCYTGALECFGKYYTVEEILENVKKDQQFYNSSGGGVTIGGGEATWQPAFTLELIKKCQENYIHTAIDTCGYTTSPEGIKCLEEADLLLFDIKDMNPERHLKNTGVSNEPIIKNLKRFNDAGKPIIIRVPVVPGYNDSEENLKATAEFLAGLKSVERVDLMPVHEFGKVKYEQLGKEYKLKVRPVPPERQEEIKALFEHYGLNTQIGG
- a CDS encoding 3-keto-5-aminohexanoate cleavage protein, with protein sequence MELPKGKIIITAAVNGAFVTKDMNPNVPEQPDEIAREAYDCYNEGAAIVHIHARDKDGKPTGAKEVFAEIHEKIRQKCDIILQDSTGGGANLTIEERVKCLEAMPEMASLNMGTLMRQAGAFAGTPFSNLTKDIEIWAARMKELGIKPEMECYSHSMFRDVENLIQKGLVEKPYYCNFVLGMKYQGAVDATPEYLMSMKQFLPEGSYFNVCAVGSAQLPITTMAMIIGGCARVGLEDNIFYARGELAKSNAQLVARTVRIARELNLEPVTPGEARKILGVKKVL
- a CDS encoding 4Fe-4S dicluster domain-containing protein; protein product: MLSITKKAVIDLDKCNGCRTCYRVCPTFAISMENKKPVIDYAKCYGCTNCHQRCPQYAVTMEPLEEPIEVGMDVNRFDQDKIWDICIKAKYSPDMIVCICSNTRAGEVAAAILDGARTPAEVTLKTGAGIGCKIACPRPIYRLLQAAGIEPPDPADGYQWRGPTATLWNLNPEVIEKYGSRYFFEEDRKFLDDILEAKLKERNKNA